One region of Salinibacterium sp. TMP30 genomic DNA includes:
- a CDS encoding DEAD/DEAH box helicase → MTFSELNIDQDMVDALATKGILEPFPIQTQTIPMGLAGQDIIGQAKTGTGKTLGFGLPVLQSLGKDPEPGVKALIVVPTRELCVQVAEDLVLAASNRSTKIAAIYGGKAYEGQVEQIKAGAQVIVGTPGRLLDLASQRMLSLKDIKVMVLDEADKMLDLGFLADIEKLFAQTPPTRHTMLFSATMPGPIVALARRFMNKPIHIRATDPDEGLTQKNIKHVVYRAHNLDKDEVIARILQSEGRGKTVVFTRTKRAAAKLVEELNDRGFNAAAVHGDLNQEQRERAMAAFKAGKKDILIATDVAARGIDVSDVTHVINHTIPDDHDTYLHRAGRTGRAGKTGVAVTFVDWADMLKWTHINKALDMGIPEPTETYSSSPHLYSELDIPEGTKGRLPGSHAPVVRAATSGGSGAGSRAGSGSGRGRDSQRSGDGSSRPPRNRSRSTGSDSGSSGASSSVASARASDDNVRPEGGGTHDGGAPARRKRTRRRRGGSEGAPTAHPNA, encoded by the coding sequence GTGACTTTTTCAGAACTCAATATCGATCAGGACATGGTCGATGCGCTTGCAACCAAGGGCATCCTCGAACCGTTCCCGATCCAAACTCAAACCATCCCCATGGGTCTTGCTGGGCAAGACATCATCGGGCAAGCAAAGACCGGTACCGGTAAGACACTGGGCTTTGGCCTTCCCGTGCTCCAGTCGCTGGGCAAAGATCCCGAGCCGGGCGTAAAAGCGCTCATCGTGGTTCCCACTCGCGAGCTGTGCGTTCAGGTTGCTGAAGACCTCGTACTTGCCGCATCCAATCGTTCGACCAAGATCGCCGCAATTTATGGCGGCAAAGCCTATGAGGGTCAGGTCGAACAGATCAAGGCTGGCGCTCAAGTCATCGTTGGTACTCCGGGTCGTTTGCTTGACCTTGCAAGTCAGCGCATGCTGTCGCTGAAAGACATCAAGGTCATGGTGTTGGATGAGGCAGACAAGATGCTCGACCTCGGCTTCCTTGCCGATATCGAGAAACTGTTTGCGCAGACTCCCCCCACCCGCCACACCATGCTTTTCTCCGCCACGATGCCAGGGCCGATCGTTGCTCTCGCTCGTCGCTTCATGAACAAGCCCATTCACATCCGTGCCACCGACCCCGACGAGGGTTTGACGCAGAAGAACATTAAGCACGTTGTGTACCGCGCGCACAACCTCGACAAAGACGAGGTCATTGCCCGCATTTTGCAGTCTGAGGGTCGCGGTAAGACTGTTGTCTTTACGCGCACTAAGCGTGCGGCAGCGAAGCTGGTCGAAGAGCTCAACGATCGTGGCTTCAACGCTGCGGCAGTTCACGGTGACCTCAACCAGGAACAGCGTGAGCGTGCCATGGCTGCGTTCAAGGCTGGCAAGAAAGACATTCTTATCGCGACGGATGTTGCGGCTCGCGGTATCGACGTTAGTGACGTGACGCACGTGATCAACCACACCATCCCCGACGATCATGACACCTACCTGCACCGCGCCGGCCGTACCGGTCGTGCAGGCAAGACCGGTGTTGCGGTGACGTTCGTGGATTGGGCAGACATGCTCAAGTGGACGCATATCAACAAGGCACTCGATATGGGCATCCCCGAGCCGACCGAAACGTACTCGTCGAGCCCGCATCTTTACTCTGAGCTCGACATTCCCGAGGGCACCAAGGGTCGCCTTCCCGGTTCGCACGCTCCGGTCGTTCGCGCGGCGACGTCGGGTGGCTCGGGAGCTGGCTCTCGTGCTGGCTCAGGCAGTGGCCGAGGCCGCGACTCGCAGCGTTCAGGCGACGGCTCGTCACGACCCCCGCGCAACCGTTCGCGTTCGACGGGATCCGATTCGGGGTCGAGCGGCGCTAGTAGTTCTGTCGCGAGTGCACGCGCATCCGATGACAACGTGCGCCCCGAAGGCGGCGGAACTCACGATGGTGGTGCTCCCGCACGTCGCAAGCGCACTCGTCGCCGCCGTGGTGGCAGCGAAGGCGCACCCACCGCACATCCGAACGCTTAA
- a CDS encoding L-lactate dehydrogenase produces the protein MSVVENSKLTIVGAGSVGASAAYAALIRGSARQIALYDIATKKVDAEVLDLAHGTQFTGSSQIMGGSDISVVKGSHVVVITAGAKQNPGQSRIELADVNARILGSMMPQLMEVAPNAIYVLVTNPCDVLTVLAQEQSGLPPERIFASGTVLDTSRLRWKLAERAGVSPSSVHASIIGEHGDSEFPLWSRATIGGVPILEWEREGHPPMTQAELDEIAIGVRDAAYKVIEGKGATNYAIGLSTAHIVEAIFGDKHSVMPVAPVLTDFHGLSGVALSVPCIVSASGATPIKETTFSEGEMRLLTKSATALRSVADSLRK, from the coding sequence ATGAGCGTAGTCGAGAACTCAAAGCTGACCATTGTTGGAGCCGGCAGCGTGGGCGCAAGCGCCGCCTATGCAGCCCTAATCAGGGGGTCGGCCCGCCAGATCGCGTTGTATGACATCGCTACGAAAAAAGTGGATGCCGAAGTGCTCGACCTAGCCCACGGCACGCAATTCACGGGGTCAAGTCAAATTATGGGCGGAAGTGACATCTCTGTCGTCAAGGGCTCGCACGTCGTCGTGATCACCGCTGGTGCAAAGCAGAACCCTGGCCAGTCCCGCATTGAGCTTGCCGACGTTAACGCCCGCATTCTTGGTTCTATGATGCCTCAGCTCATGGAGGTCGCTCCCAACGCGATCTATGTCCTCGTGACAAACCCCTGCGATGTGCTTACGGTGCTCGCGCAAGAGCAATCGGGCCTTCCGCCCGAACGCATTTTCGCTTCCGGCACTGTGCTCGACACTTCGCGACTGCGGTGGAAGCTCGCAGAACGCGCTGGTGTTTCGCCCTCCAGCGTTCACGCGTCAATCATTGGAGAGCACGGCGACTCCGAGTTCCCGCTATGGTCGCGCGCTACGATCGGCGGCGTGCCAATTCTTGAGTGGGAACGCGAGGGCCACCCCCCGATGACGCAAGCGGAGCTCGATGAAATCGCCATCGGCGTCCGCGATGCCGCCTACAAGGTGATCGAAGGAAAGGGTGCGACGAACTACGCAATCGGCCTGTCCACGGCCCATATCGTCGAAGCGATTTTCGGCGACAAACACTCTGTAATGCCAGTCGCTCCCGTGCTCACCGACTTCCATGGGCTCAGCGGCGTCGCGCTCTCGGTGCCCTGCATCGTGAGCGCTTCGGGGGCTACCCCGATCAAGGAAACCACGTTTAGTGAGGGAGAAATGCGCCTCCTTACCAAGTCGGCGACGGCGCTCCGTAGCGTCGCTGACTCGCTAAGAAAGTAG
- a CDS encoding aminotransferase class I/II-fold pyridoxal phosphate-dependent enzyme, protein MPSNAEQWNALTPELLRSRGSNKWTAPEGELLCAGVAEMDFGTAPAVLSEWASIAERLEFGYPNESVAREMSAATATWHQEHYGWAVDAADIFPLADVLKGLELAILEFSTPGAAVIVPTPAYMPFLMLPKSFEREVIESPMLRGDDGSFTLDLDNIATHFAAGANLLVLANPGNPTGKVFTHQELLALADVADAHGARVFSDEIHSPLTLFGNRHVPLASVSDAGARVAITATSPSKAFNLPGLKCAQIILSNDADRKRWETIGWMASHGASTPGMRLNTAAYSGGEPWLAEVREYIEGNIEYLRSALAEQLPEAQMAPMQGTYLAWLDLRAYSDEPELAEMLATRAGIRVNGGVGYGAVGAGHIRVNVATARPILERIVAELAKAMTA, encoded by the coding sequence ATGCCCAGCAACGCCGAACAGTGGAATGCCCTTACCCCCGAACTTCTGCGCAGTCGCGGAAGCAACAAATGGACCGCGCCCGAAGGGGAACTGCTCTGCGCGGGCGTTGCAGAGATGGATTTTGGCACGGCGCCAGCGGTACTCTCAGAGTGGGCATCAATCGCTGAGCGTCTCGAATTCGGCTACCCCAATGAGTCAGTCGCCCGGGAGATGAGCGCAGCGACAGCGACTTGGCATCAGGAACATTATGGCTGGGCCGTTGACGCCGCGGATATCTTCCCACTTGCTGACGTGCTGAAGGGGCTTGAACTCGCGATCCTTGAGTTCAGCACACCCGGTGCTGCCGTGATCGTGCCCACCCCGGCCTATATGCCGTTCTTGATGCTTCCGAAGTCCTTCGAACGCGAGGTCATCGAATCACCCATGCTCCGCGGCGACGATGGCAGCTTCACTCTCGACCTCGACAACATCGCGACGCACTTTGCCGCAGGCGCTAACCTGCTCGTGCTCGCCAACCCTGGCAACCCCACTGGCAAAGTATTCACGCACCAAGAGTTGTTGGCGCTCGCCGACGTTGCTGACGCTCATGGTGCTCGTGTTTTTAGTGATGAGATTCACTCGCCGCTCACTCTGTTTGGCAACCGTCACGTGCCGCTGGCGAGTGTTTCAGATGCCGGGGCACGGGTTGCGATCACTGCGACCAGTCCGTCGAAGGCGTTCAATCTCCCCGGGCTCAAGTGCGCGCAGATCATCCTCAGCAATGACGCCGACCGTAAGCGCTGGGAAACGATCGGGTGGATGGCATCGCATGGGGCAAGCACTCCGGGCATGCGCCTGAACACGGCGGCCTACAGTGGCGGCGAGCCGTGGCTTGCCGAGGTGCGGGAATACATCGAGGGAAACATTGAGTACCTGCGGTCAGCGCTCGCAGAGCAACTCCCCGAGGCGCAGATGGCTCCCATGCAGGGCACCTATCTGGCGTGGCTCGACTTGCGTGCGTATTCGGATGAGCCAGAGCTCGCTGAGATGTTGGCGACGAGGGCGGGCATCCGCGTCAATGGTGGTGTCGGTTATGGCGCTGTCGGCGCGGGTCATATTCGTGTGAATGTTGCGACAGCGCGCCCCATCTTGGAACGGATTGTCGCTGAGCTTGCGAAGGCGATGACGGCCTAG